From one Solanum lycopersicum chromosome 12, SLM_r2.1 genomic stretch:
- the LOC138340272 gene encoding uncharacterized protein, whose protein sequence is MSKPTKLRGHTTCKDIHARNLEERKEVIFDKGQVVGPTNKIVSQLSNFIGTIARNPRFISLMYTSFHVVPNDTKKCMWEYVNSKFLLPVEGKKWVMTGLRDAWRRHKQKIKKDFFDKNSTLEDMLAKCPDGIPHNQFRQLIEYWKHQTIQAICEMNSQNSKKQKWRHRMGPINFARVRVALSASKDNNEEPSKPEIFIATRTKTGKEIQVDTQIAIDELQNRQNSGEIADDTFRPVFGKEQPGRVRCYGRSVTTSSLKKDEEINNLKQKHANQITSLKE, encoded by the exons ATGTCGAAGCCAACAAAACTTCGAGGACATACAACATGTAAGGATATTCATGcaagaaatttggaagaaagaaaggaggtGATATTTGATAAAGGACAAGTGGTGGGACCAACTAATAAGATAGTGTCACAATTAAGCAACTTTATAGGAACAATTGCAAGGAATCCTAGATTCATCAGCTTGATGTACACTAGTTTCCATGTGGTGCCAAATGATACTAAAAAGTGCATGTGGGAATACGTCAAT tCCAAATTTCTACTTCCAGTAGAAGGAAAGAAATGGGTGATGACTGGTCTTCGTGATGCTTGGAGGCGACacaagcaaaaaattaaaaaggatttttttgataaaaacagtacccttgaggatatgctagCAAAATGTCCTGATGGCATTCCACATAATCAATTCCGCCAGTTGATCGAGTATTGGAAACACCAAACTATTCAA gCTATATGTGagatgaattctcaaaacaGTAAAAAACAAAAGTGGAGGCATCGAATGGGACCTATCAATTTTGCTAGAGTACGCGTGGCATTG AGTGCATCCAAAGACAACAACGAAGAACCATCAAAGCCTGAAATATTTATTGCAACTCGTACCAAGACGGGAAAGGAAATCCAAGTGGATACCCAAATTGCAATA GATGAACTTCAAAATCGCCAAAATTCTGGGGAAATAGCTGATGATACATTTAGGCCAGTGTTTGGAAAAGAACAGCCTGGTCGAGTTAGGTGCTATGGTAGATCAGTGACAACAAGTTCTTTGAAGAAAGATGAGGAAATTAACAATCTAAAACAAAAGCATGCCAATCAAATCACTTCTCTTAAGGAATAA
- the LOC138340273 gene encoding uncharacterized protein yields MADSLRWNEEERSKDGKLRHPADGLAWKGFDRVHPDFAQDCRNVRLGLSSDGLNPFRTMNELKLLWDSGVETYDASRNITFQMRASLMWTISDFPAYAMLSGWSTKAMFVFPCCNYGTNSRYIKHSRKMCYMDHRVFLPMDHPWRSNKRSFNGKTEFRPPPAPLKGIDVLNSLRDFENVFGKKKKRSNDGPWKKSILPDHVASPLIRLTSFFHRLCQKVITLEELDCLEVEIIETVNQLERIFPPSFFDIMIHLPIHLVNEVRLGSPVQNRWIYSTEREMGTFAIGVFQKWFETRALKEDVPDLIKQLSKGTNSVAKRYFGYLINGYRFHVRQCDARRKTHNSGVTLIASTTSFASSKDKNLIAADLTYYGRIVDTAKLNYYIHFKVVLFKCDWYEAEKDVYGLTYVYFNKRCSQEDPFVLESQVHQCFYVQDPYDQDKHYIMKTFPRDLFNMGNKVESNLPQSYENEPAEHLKGPSMPKYNGEVLLTRTDLPETIIDVPVEEFVNQQLEV; encoded by the exons ATGGCAGATTCATTGAGGTGGAATGAAGAGGAACGTTCTAAAGATGGAAAGTTAAGGCATCCCGCTGATGGTCTAGCATGGAAAGGCTTTGATAGGGTGCATCCAGATTTCGCACAAGATTGTCGCAATGTGAGACTTGGCTTGTCAAGTGATGGACTCAATCCATTTAGAACCATGA acgagttaaaattattatgggaTTCGGGGGTTGAAACATATGATGCTTCCAGAAATATAACTTTTCAAATGCGGGCATCTCTTATGTGGACAATCAGTGATTTTCCTGCATATGCTATGTTATCTGGTTGGAGTACAAAAGCAATGTTTGTTTTCCCTTGTTGTAACTATGGCACTAATTCTCGCTATATTAAACATAGTCGGAAAATGTGCTATATGGATCATCGTGTTTTTCTACCAATGGATCATCCATGGAGATCAAACAAAAGATCATTCAATGGAAAAACTGAATTTAGGCCTCCTCCAGCTCCTTTAAAGGGAATTGATGTTCTTAATAGCTTACGTgattttgaaaatgtgtttgggaagaagaaaaagagatcaAATGATGGCCCATGGAAaaaaag CATTCTTCCTGATCATGTGGCTAGTCCTTTGATTCGTCTAACTTCCTTCTTCCATCGTTTGTGCCAAAAAGTAATCACATTGGAGGAACTTGATTGCTTAGAAGTAGAGATCATAGAAACAGTAAATCAGTTGGAGCGAATTTTTCctccttcattttttgatatCATGATTCATTTGCCTATTCATTTGGTGAATGAAGTGAGATTAGGCAGCCCAGTGCAAAATCGATGGATTTATTCCACTGAAAGAGAAATGGGTACATTCGCAATAGGCGTTTTCCAGAAG TGGTTTGAAACTCGTGCTTTGAAAGAGGATGTGCCTGATTTGATAAAACAATTGTCTAAAGGAACAAATTCTGTTGCAAAAAGATATTTTGGGTATCTCATAAATGGATATAGATTCCATGTTAGGCAGTGTGATGCAAGGCGTAAAACACATAATAGTGGTGTTACACTAATTGCCTCAACTACAAGCTTTGCAAGCTCAAAGGATAAAAATCTGATTGCTGCTGATTTGACTTATTATGGTAGAATAGTTGATACTGCTAAATTAAACTATTACATCCATTTTAAGGTTGTTTTATTTAAGTGTGATTGGTATGAAGCTGAAAAAGATGTTTATGGCCTTACTTATGTCTACTTTAACAAGAGATGCTCTCAGGAAGATCCTTTTGTGCTTGAATCTCAAGTACACCAATGCTTCTATGTGCAAGATCCATATGATCAagataaacattatattatgaaGACTTTTCCAAGAGACTTGTTTAACATGGGTAATAAAGTTGAATCTAATCTCCCACAAAGTTATGAAAATGAGCCAGCTGAACATTTGAAGGGTCCATCTATGCCAAAATATAATGGTGAAGTACTCTTAACAAGGACTGATTTACCAGAAACAATCATTGATGTGCCTGTGGAGGAATTTGTCAACCAACAACTTGAAGTCTAG